Below is a window of Gammaproteobacteria bacterium DNA.
ACAACAGCATCCCCGTGCTTAGCCGATCCAACAATTTTCTCCATGACTGCATAATCGATGGAATCACTGGGGCAGGCAGCAAACACTTTCGCGTCAACGCGAAAGAAATCACGATCCGCCGCACCTTGTTCAAAGGCCTGCACGCAACTTTGTGCAATGTCGCTGCGATATTGTTTGATTGCCGTCATCCAGGTAGTAGCCGTCATCATGAAAATGCCACTATTCCAGAGATAGTCACCGGAGTTGAGATATTTTTCTGCAGTCTTTAAATCCGGTTTTTCGACAAAGGCGGCGATGGTAAAGGTATCACCATCGCCCTGACGCGCGCCCTTTTTGATGTAACCGAAACCCGTTTCTGGCGCATCCGGCACAATACCAAAGGTCACGACCCCCCCCGCACGGGCATGCGGAACCGCCAACACAACTGCCTGGTGAAACGCCGTCACATCCTTGATTAAATGATCAGCGGGCATGACGAGCAAAATCGGATCCGTCTCACTACCAGCGGCCGCCAGCGCCGCCAAGGTCATCGCTGGCGCGGTATTGCGCCCAACAGGTTCCAGAATAATTTTGGAATAATTTTTCTTGATTTGCCGGACCTGCTCTCCGACCAAAAAACGATGTTCTTCGTTGCAGATTATCAGCGGATTGAGAACGTTGACTTCATCGCTCTGCGTCTTAGACAGGCGGCTATCCAGTCCATCCATACGCATCACCGTATTCTGCAATAGACTCAATTCGCCAAACAGGGCGATCAATTGCTTGGGGAAATGTTCGCGCGACAATGGCCAGAGCCGGGTTCCTGAGCCACCGCTAAGAATTACAGGCTGCAAAATCATCTTTCTCGTATCCAATTACTGTTTCAGCTTCATTGCGAAAACTCATCGGAGTCCGCGACCACAATCTTGGCACGATTTTTCTCGATGAGTTTGGGACCAATCCCTTTTACCCGGGTTAGATCGTCGGCCGATTTGAATGGCCCATGTTGCCGCCGTTCCGTCACGATGGCCTTGGCCTTGGCGGGACCGACCCCCACCAATTCCCGATCCAATGTTGCGGTATTGGCGCGGTTGATATTCACCACCTCTGCCGCAGCGGCAACGCCAACCAGCGCTATCAACAAAATCCCTAAAATGGCTTTCACGGAGCGCACTCCTTTACCTCCGATTCCTGTCTTTAAAACAAAAGGATGCCGAAAAATCCCTATTTAGTCAAGGCATTAGCGATTCCTAACTGAATCGACCGTAGTGCCGCCAACGGATCCGGCGCCTGGGTAATTGGCCGACCAATCACAAGATAGCTCGCCCCCGACTTGAGCGCCTCACTGGGGGTCAATACCCGATTCTGGTCGCCTTTGTCACTCCCCGCCGGACGCACTCCTGGCGTCACCAAACAAAATTCCGCCCCGATTGCTTGGCGCAGCAAAGCTGCTTCTTGCGGTGAACAGACCACTCCATCCAAGCCACTACTCTCGGTTAACTGCGCCAAGCGCAAGACGTTAGCCGCAAGGTTCCCCCCCAGCCCCGTTTCATGGATCTCGCGTTCAGTCAGGCTGGTAAGAATAGTGACCGCGATCAACAAGGGCCGATGCTCACCCGCCGCAGCTACGGCCTCCCGCGCCGCTTCCATCATCCGCCGCCCGCCCTGGGCATGCACATTCAGCATCCACACCCCAAGATCAGCCGCGGCCGCACATGCGGCCGCGACAGTGTTGGGAATATCATGGAATTTGAGATCCAGAAACACCTCATAACCGGCGTTCACTAAGCGCTTAACAAAAGCAGGCCCCTCACGGGTAAACAACTCCTTACCTACCTTCACTCGACAACCGCGGGGATCGAGTTTTTCAACCAGCACCCACGCCCGGTCGGCAGTGGGAAAATCCAAGGCAACAATGATCCGTTTGGGATCAGTCTCAAAAAACGGCATTAATTGATAACTCCACGCTCCTGAACTGAACGAATACTCGACCAACGCTTACAACTCGGGCAAGACCAATGCATGGCATTTCCAGTAAACCCACAGTTAGCACAACGATATACAGGCTTCGCTGCCAATAATTTATTTAAAGTCGTTTTGATCAGCGCATAGTTCTCGGAAACGGGCGGCTGACGCTGCATTTCCAACTCCAGCATATAATTCACTCCATGCAGCGAAGGACGTTTGCTAATTTCCTGCCCCAAAAAATTTGCCGCCGCAGACTCGCCCTCAAGATCAAAAATCATGCGCGAGGCAGCCAGTAACAACTCAACATTGGAATGATGATGTATTACTTTTTTAAGAAACCCGAGTAATTCTGCTCGCTGCCCGCAAGCTTCATGACATTTCACTAATGACGCCAACACTTCGGCCAAATATTGAGGTGCCCGTTTTTCCAAGCGCTGATAATGTTGGATTGCACCTGACCAATCACCTGCATCACGTCGCAAATCCCCTTGCATGATCATTGCCCTTGCACAGCCATCATCCTGCGCAATGGCCCGCTCCAGCATCCGTTCGGCCTGAGCGATATCGCCTTTTTTCTGGGCATTATCAGCAATTTCACAATAATACTGCGCGATTAATTGATCTTCCGCCTTACCGGTGCAAGTCTCGATTTTGCGCACAACATCCACTGCCCGGAACCACTCTTTTTCCTGTTCGTAAATATCGCGCAATAATTTCAGGGCGGGTAAATGTCGACTCTCGGAATCGATAATTTCCTGACACAACTCTTCAGCCCGATCCAGCAAACCAGCACTCATATAATCCTGCGCCAGCTCAAACAAGACCTGACCGCGTTGCACCGCAGATAAATTGGAACGTACAATCAGATTTTGATGGACGCGTATGGCCCGCGAGACTTCACCGCGGCGCCGAAAAAGACTGCCCAAGGCCAGATGAATATCGACGGTATCTTTATCGACCTCGAGCATCCTGACGAAGACATCGATCGCTTTATCCGGCTGTTCATTGATCAGGAAGTTCAGACCCTTGAAATATTCTGGATTAAAACTTCTCGCCTCAGCCTCCAGGCACTTACGATATTCACGTCGTGCCACAAGCCAGCCGGAAACAGCAGCAACAGGCAACAATAACCAGATTAGCTCCTGCATAATCGACTATGACTCCTTCGTCGCGGAGCGAGTGTGCGTCAAGCGGCGCTCAACGTGTTTCATGCCTTTCTTCAGCTTGCTGATTTCTCGCTTCAGCCGAATAATCACACCCACACTACCGAGCAAGCCTAATATTGCACCTGTCCCCAGCGTCAGCATTAACGCCAAGGACAATGGCAAATCCCAACTCCCAAAATAATAATTGAGATGCACCACTTGCGAATTGAGAACGGAAAAACTAATCCCGACCAATAATATGAAGGCCAGGAAGATCAGGGTGAAGATACGTGTCATACCTTACGCCCCTCCGAGGACACCTGAAATTTAATTGTCGGTAATGGGAACTCGGGTAACACTTTCGTTAACCCGCTCCCGCATTTCCTTACCCGGTTTGAAGTGGGGGACGTATTTTCCGGTCAAGGGCACCGATTCACCCGTTTTAGGATTACGTCCTACACGCGGCGGACGGAAGTGCAGTGAAAAACTACCAAATCCCCGGATCTCGATGCGATCCCCGGTGGCCAAGGTTAGAGCCATTTGCTCAATCATGGTTTTGATAGCGAATTCAACGTCTTTCGAAGTCAAATGACTCTGACGTTGCGACAAAATTTCGATCAGCTCAGATTTTGTCATTATTAGTCTTCCCCTGGTTGCTAGGGGCCAGAATCACCCCCTTGGTCAAGCTATAATACTGATAAGACAAGTGTTTTCGCAACTCCCCCCTGAAAAAAAAGCCGGTCACTGGGACCGGCTCCGGGTTGGTGCGATTAGACGTTCTGTTCGCCCTGAGTTTCCATCTTTTCTTTAAGGATATCACCCAGGGTAGTGGAGCCAACACCGCCGCGAGTGTATTCCTGAATTGCTTCGGCCTCTTCGTCACTATCTTTAGCCTTGATCGACAGCATGATAGTACGGTTCTTGCGATCAACGCCAATGAACTTGGCTTCAACCGCATCCCCCACGTTCAGCAGCGTACGCATATCTTCGACATGCTCACGCGACAATTCAGAAGCGCGCAGATGACCTTCCACGCCTTCTGTCAGTGTGATCACGGCACCCTTGGCGTCAACTTCAGCGACCACGCCTTTCACGATGGTGCCTTTTGGATGCTCACCAACATACTGGGAGAATGGATCCTGATCCAGCTGCTTGATACCCAGCGAAATACGCTCGCGCTCAGGATCGATTGCCAGAATGACGGACTCGAGTTCATCGCCCTTCTTGTATTTACGAACGGCGTCTTCACCGGTCTCATTCCAGGAAATATCAGACAAGTGCAGCAGGCCGTCGATGCCGCCTTCCAGACCAACGAAAATACCGAAATCGGTGATCGACTTGATTACGCCCTTGATCTTCTCGCCCTTGTTATGGGTGACCGAGAAGGATTCCCACGGATTCATCTGGCACTGCTTCATGCCCAGAGAAATACGGCGACGCTCTTCGTCGATATCCAGCACCATAACTTCAACTTCGTCGCCAACGTGTACAACCTTGGACGGATGGATGTTCTTGTTGGTCCAATCCATTTCAGAAACGTGTACCAGACCTTCAACACCTTGTTCGATCTCAACAAAGCAACCGTAATCAGCAATGTTGGTGACTTTGCCGAACATGCGGGTACCTACTGGGTAACGGCGCGAAATTGCAGACCATGGGTCATCGCCCAACTGCTTGAGACCCAGAGAAACGCGTTGACGCTCTTTGTCGAACTTCAATACTTTAACGGTGATTTCGTCACCGACATTGACGATTTCTGACGGCTGACGTACACGACGCCATGCCATATCGGTGATATGCAACAGACCATCAATACCGCCCAGATCAATGAAAGCGCCGTAATCGGTGAGGTTCTTGACCACACCCTTGATGACTTGGCCTTCGACCAGATTGTCGAGCAGCACTTGACGCTCGGCGCTACCTTCTTTCTCAACCACAGCGCGGCGTGACACAACAACATTGTTACGGCGGCGATCCAGTTTGACAACCTTGAATTCAAGGGTCTTGCCTTCAAGATGCGCTGCATCGCG
It encodes the following:
- the pyrF gene encoding orotidine-5'-phosphate decarboxylase, whose translation is MPFFETDPKRIIVALDFPTADRAWVLVEKLDPRGCRVKVGKELFTREGPAFVKRLVNAGYEVFLDLKFHDIPNTVAAACAAAADLGVWMLNVHAQGGRRMMEAAREAVAAAGEHRPLLIAVTILTSLTEREIHETGLGGNLAANVLRLAQLTESSGLDGVVCSPQEAALLRQAIGAEFCLVTPGVRPAGSDKGDQNRVLTPSEALKSGASYLVIGRPITQAPDPLAALRSIQLGIANALTK
- a CDS encoding integration host factor subunit beta; translation: MTKSELIEILSQRQSHLTSKDVEFAIKTMIEQMALTLATGDRIEIRGFGSFSLHFRPPRVGRNPKTGESVPLTGKYVPHFKPGKEMRERVNESVTRVPITDN
- a CDS encoding LapA family protein — encoded protein: MTRIFTLIFLAFILLVGISFSVLNSQVVHLNYYFGSWDLPLSLALMLTLGTGAILGLLGSVGVIIRLKREISKLKKGMKHVERRLTHTRSATKES
- a CDS encoding mannose-1-phosphate guanylyltransferase/mannose-6-phosphate isomerase, producing the protein MILQPVILSGGSGTRLWPLSREHFPKQLIALFGELSLLQNTVMRMDGLDSRLSKTQSDEVNVLNPLIICNEEHRFLVGEQVRQIKKNYSKIILEPVGRNTAPAMTLAALAAAGSETDPILLVMPADHLIKDVTAFHQAVVLAVPHARAGGVVTFGIVPDAPETGFGYIKKGARQGDGDTFTIAAFVEKPDLKTAEKYLNSGDYLWNSGIFMMTATTWMTAIKQYRSDIAQSCVQAFEQGAADRDFFRVDAKVFAACPSDSIDYAVMEKIVGSAKHGDAVVVPLDAGWSDVGSWASLWSASEHDAAGNVKKGDVHAIDSKNNVLIAEHRVLATVGLEDIIAVETADAVLVAHKDRSQDIKKIVEELKRNNKTQYQTHRRVSRPWGCYESIDNGERFQVKRITVNPRAALSLQMHHHRAEHWIVVKGTAKVTRGDEILLVSENQSTYIPVGMKHRLENPGTIPLELIEVQSGSYLGEDDIVRFEDVYGR
- a CDS encoding ComEA family DNA-binding protein, with the translated sequence MRSVKAILGILLIALVGVAAAAEVVNINRANTATLDRELVGVGPAKAKAIVTERRQHGPFKSADDLTRVKGIGPKLIEKNRAKIVVADSDEFSQ
- the lapB gene encoding lipopolysaccharide assembly protein LapB; translated protein: MQELIWLLLPVAAVSGWLVARREYRKCLEAEARSFNPEYFKGLNFLINEQPDKAIDVFVRMLEVDKDTVDIHLALGSLFRRRGEVSRAIRVHQNLIVRSNLSAVQRGQVLFELAQDYMSAGLLDRAEELCQEIIDSESRHLPALKLLRDIYEQEKEWFRAVDVVRKIETCTGKAEDQLIAQYYCEIADNAQKKGDIAQAERMLERAIAQDDGCARAMIMQGDLRRDAGDWSGAIQHYQRLEKRAPQYLAEVLASLVKCHEACGQRAELLGFLKKVIHHHSNVELLLAASRMIFDLEGESAAANFLGQEISKRPSLHGVNYMLELEMQRQPPVSENYALIKTTLNKLLAAKPVYRCANCGFTGNAMHWSCPSCKRWSSIRSVQERGVIN
- the rpsA gene encoding 30S ribosomal protein S1, whose protein sequence is MINTHRILAVQQQSKSGRQSRRGKGKPSMESFAKLLEESLVNERMQPGAILRATVLSIDDNVVVVNAGLKSDSAIPVEQFYNETGKVNVNVGDEIEVALETVEDGYGETRLSREKAVRAQAWVDLEKAMNESTAVIGVITGKVKGGYTVEMSGIRAFLPGSLVDVRPVRDAAHLEGKTLEFKVVKLDRRRNNVVVSRRAVVEKEGSAERQVLLDNLVEGQVIKGVVKNLTDYGAFIDLGGIDGLLHITDMAWRRVRQPSEIVNVGDEITVKVLKFDKERQRVSLGLKQLGDDPWSAISRRYPVGTRMFGKVTNIADYGCFVEIEQGVEGLVHVSEMDWTNKNIHPSKVVHVGDEVEVMVLDIDEERRRISLGMKQCQMNPWESFSVTHNKGEKIKGVIKSITDFGIFVGLEGGIDGLLHLSDISWNETGEDAVRKYKKGDELESVILAIDPERERISLGIKQLDQDPFSQYVGEHPKGTIVKGVVAEVDAKGAVITLTEGVEGHLRASELSREHVEDMRTLLNVGDAVEAKFIGVDRKNRTIMLSIKAKDSDEEAEAIQEYTRGGVGSTTLGDILKEKMETQGEQNV